The genomic DNA TTTACGCCAGCCAGCCGGAAAGCGGCTGGTTGCAGCTGGATATTGAATTCACGCTGCCGGATGGCTCTGTCAGTCCTTATTCCTTTAAATCGCAATATAACGGAATTTAACATGCCTTATAAATCGCCTACGTTGCCTGAATTAATCGCGCGTGCTGAAGGTAATATTCAGCAGCGTTTAAAAGGTTCCGCGACAGGAAATAAGGAAAAAGTCCTGGGCGTGCTGGCGCGTGCGCAGGCTGGTCTCGATGCAGGTCTGCATGAGCATATTTCCTGGGCATATCGCCAGATTATCCCCGGTGATGCGGATGAAGCTGAATTGCTCAAACATTGCCAGTTCTGGGGTATTCGCCGCAAGCAGCCGACGCCGGCAAGCGACCCGATTACGGTCACGGCCAGCGCTGCCGGCACTATTCCAAAAAATACCCGCTGGCAGCGTGCCGGCAACATCCTTTATGCGCTTGAAGCTGATTTTGATGTCGCAGCGGCCGGGACCGTCAATGTCCCTGTGACGGCGGTAGTGTCAGGGACTGCCGGCAATGCTCCTGCGGGTACTGCATTGACGCTGGTCACGCCTGTCGCGGGGATTTCTTCAGATGCCGTGGCCACGAACGGGCTGACTGGCGGTAGTGATATTGAGCCGGTCTCTGAACTACTGGCGCGGCTTGAGTTTCGCGCTCAGCATCCGCCATGCGGCGGTAATAAATACGACTATGAGCGCTGGGCGCGGGAATGTGCTGGTGTAACTCGTGCATGGTGTCTGCCGACCTGGCAGGGGCCGGGAACGGTCGGAGTCGCGTTTGTGATGGATGGTAACAGCAGCATTATTCCGGGTGATTCAGATATTGCCAGGGTGACGGATTATATTGCAGGGCATCCGAATCCGATTACCGGCGTTATTGAGGGACAACCAGAAGGGCCGGAGGTGGCAGTATTTGCACCGAAATTAAAGCCGCTGGATATGACTATTAAAATATCACCTAAAACGGATGTTCTGAAGGGTGAAATAACGGATGGGCTGGTGTCGCTGTTTTATAACAAATGCGATCCCGGAAGTACGCTGACAACATCCAGTATCGTTCGTGTGATAGCTGCCAGTCAGAGCCTGACTGACTTTGAGCTAATTTCACCCACGTCACCAACTTACTCGGCTGCAGATGAACTACTGGTGCCAGGAACGATCACATGGTCATGACCCGATTTCAGCGAATCTTCCTGCAACTACTTCCTACAGGGCTGGCCTGGAATAAAGAGCCCGGTTCGGAGCTAAGCATGCTTGCTGGTGCGCTGGCTGATGGCCCGGAGCAGGACGATGAGTCGATTGAGCGTTTGCTGCCTGAACGTTTCCCCGACCAGTCGACAGTACTGCTGGATGACTGGGAGAAGTGGCTGGGATTGCCGGACTGTACCAGCGCTGGGCAGACATTTGATGAACGCAGAACGGCGGCTGCAGAGAAGTACAGGATGGTTGGTAGTCTCAACCGTCAGTTTTATATCGAACTGGCTGCCAAATATGGATTCGATATTGATATTGAATCTTTTAGTGATGGTGCTTATGCCACCTGCATGGATAACTGCCTCACTCGATTACGGAAAAATTACGGCCGTTATACGTCCCATATTATTGTGAAGAACAGCATAGAACGCCGTAATGCAACGGTACTCGATAATTGCCTGACGCCGCTTGTCGTTTACTCCGGTGGCGTTCTTGAGTGCCTTCTTGAGAAATATAAACCTGCTCACCAGGTCTTTATTTATATCTACCAATAAAGGAATACCAACATGTTCCATTTAGACAATAACAGTGGCGTTTCTGCCATGCCTCCAGTCGGTGCTGTGCAGAGTTCTGCACCCCGCTGGTATACGGAGGGTGGCGGCGGTACTCCTGCCAGTTATCCGGGGGCTGACTGGTACAACATTATCCAGGCGGAGCTTTTAAATTTGCTCAGTGCCTACGGTATTAACCCGAATAAATCTGATTTTAATCAGCTTCAACACGCTATTGAAGAAGCTATCAGCCAGAATGCCACTGCGAACAGTGCGCTGCTCACTGCGATAGCAGCTCTTGTCACATCGGCCAACAAAATGCCGTACTTCACCGGCAAAGATAAAGTAGCCATGACAGACCTGACAGCTTTCGCCAGAACGCTGCTTGGCCGTAGTGATGCTGCTGGCGTTCTCTCAGACCTTGGTTTAAACGATTCGCGCTTTGCCGTTGTCACTTCGTCCCAGACTGTCACTGTTCCCGACTGGGTAACAGAAATTTATATATCAGGCTGCGCCGCTGGCGGTGGCGGTGGCGCGGGTGCTGGGGCTGCGGGTAGTGGCTTTGTTGGCTCGGGCGGTGGAGGTGGAGGGGCCGGTCAGTCAGTCATCAGAAAAAAATTCGCGGTTACGCCAGGTATGGTTATTTCCGTAACAATCGGCGCAGCCGGTACTCCTGGCACTAAAAGCTCGACGGGCGGTGATGGCGGAAACGGCGGTGATGGCGGTAATACTGTCGTTGGAAACCTCTTAACACTGGCAGGTGGGAAAGGAGGAAAGGGCGGCATAAATCGGATATCTGGTAATGCCGGAGGAGCTCCGGGTGGCGTCGGGTATCCTGACGGCGGATATGGTTCTGATTCAACCGCGGGCAATGCTTCGGGTGATGGCGGCGCAGGGGGTAATAGTATCTTTGGTGGCGCTGGAACTCCTGGTCGCGGTGGTCGGGACGGTGGTATAGATGGAAAACCAGCGAGTTGTTATGGTTCCGGTGGCGGGGCTGGAGGCGGGTCATATACAGCTGCGAGTGGAAATGGCGGCGCAGGCGGCGCAGGCACGCCCGGTCTGGTGATTATTGAGTGGTGATGTGATGAGCAAAACATACGCAGTAATAAAAAATAATACCGTTGTAAATGTCGTCTTATGGGATGGCGAGTCAGAATGGTCGCCTGATAATGGCATAGCAATACCGGCTGCTAATGGTGTCGGGATTGGCTGGTTATATGCTGATGGCAATTTGACTGCGCCGGATATTCCCGAGCCTGTAAAATCTCACGATGAATTAGTCGCAGAGGTTGAATCAGAAAAGCTCGCCCGTATCGATACGGCGACCAACCGGATTATTGTCTGGCAAACCAAGCTTTTGATGGGTCGCAAGCTTACGAATGCTGAGTCATCCAGCCTTAACGGATGGATGGACTATATAGACGCGGTGGCAGCAATAGATGCCAGCACCGCACCTGATATCAACTGGCCAGCTATTCCGGCTTAACAGGCCAGTTAGTATGTTTCTTATATCGCTGGCGCTGGCAATATTTGCTGCATAATCTCAGTTTGCGCGTTATAAAATTCAATATAACGCGCATCATTCTCGCATTTCTCGATGCGCCGATGATGCCGGTTACTGTTTCTCGAAATTGAACCTTTTCGGGAAATAACAAAAACGTCAACCGAGAAGTTTCGCTAAAACGGTGAATCGTCAACCAGGTAAAGAGCCTCGTATCACATTCAATCCTGCGGTTCCTGAACCCCAACCTTCAGTGCTTTTTTGTTAGCCTGAACGCATTCAAACGAATGGAGATCAGACTTATGATTATTGGGTATGCGCGAGTATCAAGTAACCATCAGGACACCGAGCTTCAGATGCAGGCGCTCAGAGTTGCTGGATGCAAATTAATATTCGAAGAGAAGGCTTCAGGTCGTAAGACAAACCGTCCAATATTGAAAAAGGTGGTTGATATGCTGGAGCCAGGAGATGAACTGGTTATATGGAAACTGGATCGTATCGGCCGTAACGTTCTGCACGCTTTACTGACCTTTCAGAACCTGGCAAAGCGCAATGTAAACATACGGTCCATTACTGATGGTGTTGACCTCAGTACAGCTAGTGGCCGTTATAACTTCCGTAATATCCTCTCAGCAGCACAGTATGAGTCTGACCTTAATAGTGAGCGGACGCTGGCTGGTTTGGCTGTGGCCCGCGCCAAGGGGCGCTGCGGTGGGCGGCGACCTAAGTTTACAGACGATGACTGGAATAGATGTGAGTCAGCGCTGAAGGCTGGAAGAACGCATAAAGAGGTATCTGAACAATATGGAGTGGGAGTTTCGACACTTTATAAAAAATTTCCTATCTGCGCTAATTCTGCTTCAGTTTTGTGAACTACCGCACTAAGCCGCCAATCTGGCGGCTATGATACGTTTCCAACGTTCGGCATCATTTCATATCAAATCTTGCACCAATGTCACTTAAACTTAGAACGCTTGATGCGATCCAATTTTAGCTGTCAAAGTTTCGCGATTTATGTGCCGCGCTACACCCGCGACGCGCATGACGATAGGTACTGATGCCCAACGCACGCAGCATCGCGGGGGGCGGTGTCGCCGCTTTGGTGTCGCCGGCCGGAAAATCCAGCGTCAGCCAGTCACCGCTGCGCGTCACGGTTAAGCGCCCCGATAGCGTCTCGAAATGGATGCGATCATCCGGGTAGTTGAGATGGTTAAACACCACATGCGCGCTGGCGAGCGTACCGTGACCACACAGGTTGACTTCATTGCGGGTGGTGAACCAGCGTAGCGCAAAACCTCCCGGTTGATTGACGATAAAGGCCGTCTCGGACTGATTATGCTGCTGGGCCATACTGAGCAGTAGCGCATCCTCTGGCCACTCGCGAAGCAGACACACTGCCGCCGCATTGCCGCCGAACGCCTTGTTGCTAAAGGCATCAACCATAAAAAAATCAATCTCGTGCATCTGCTTCTCCGTGTTGTCATGGCGTTAAGGCAAACTGACACAGAACGTTAACAGCAACAAGTCTCTTTTGCCCGCCTAAACGTGACACTGTCACCATAATGTAAAAATGAGATGTAAATCACATAATGATTGTATTCGCGGCGGTAATAGCTTTAAGATCGTGCGTCTCTTCATTCCTCTCATACTCCCGGTGCATTTACCTATGACAACGAACACGGTCTCTCGTCGGATCGCGTGGCTTCGGGTAGTCACGCTGGCTATCGCCGCCTTTATTTTCAACACCACGGAATTCGTTCCGGTGGGCCTGCTTTCCGATATTGCGCAAAGTTTTGGTATGCAAACCGCCGAAGTGGGCATCATGCTGACCATCTATGCCTGGGTGGTGGCGCTGATGTCATTGCCGTTTATGCTGCTCACCAGCCAGATGGAGCGACGTAAGCTGCTTATTGGTCTGTTTATTTTATTTATCGCCAGCCACGTTCTTTCCTTCCTTGCATGGAATTTCACCGTGCTGGTGGCCAGCCGTATCGGTATTGCGTTCGCACATGCGGTGTTCTGGTCAATTACCGCCTCGCTGGCTATTCGCATGGCACCAGCAGGTAAACGCGCGCAGGCGCTGAGTCTGATAGCCACCGGCACCGCCCTGGCGATGGTCTTCGGTATCCCGATTGGCCGGATCGTCGGCCAGTACTTCGGCTGGCGTACCACCTTTTTCGCCATTGGCGTTGGCGCGCTGCTGACCCTGCTGGCGCTGATCAAACTGCTGCCGCGTCTGCCAAGTGAACACTCTGGCTCGCTGAAAAGCCTGCCGGTACTGTTCCGCCGACCGGCGCTGGTCAGCATCTATCTGCTGACCGTGGTGGTGGTGACCGCGCACTACACGGCCTACAGCTACATTGAACCGTTCGTG from Klebsiella sp. WP3-W18-ESBL-02 includes the following:
- a CDS encoding baseplate J/gp47 family protein, whose amino-acid sequence is MPYKSPTLPELIARAEGNIQQRLKGSATGNKEKVLGVLARAQAGLDAGLHEHISWAYRQIIPGDADEAELLKHCQFWGIRRKQPTPASDPITVTASAAGTIPKNTRWQRAGNILYALEADFDVAAAGTVNVPVTAVVSGTAGNAPAGTALTLVTPVAGISSDAVATNGLTGGSDIEPVSELLARLEFRAQHPPCGGNKYDYERWARECAGVTRAWCLPTWQGPGTVGVAFVMDGNSSIIPGDSDIARVTDYIAGHPNPITGVIEGQPEGPEVAVFAPKLKPLDMTIKISPKTDVLKGEITDGLVSLFYNKCDPGSTLTTSSIVRVIAASQSLTDFELISPTSPTYSAADELLVPGTITWS
- a CDS encoding recombinase family protein; its protein translation is MIIGYARVSSNHQDTELQMQALRVAGCKLIFEEKASGRKTNRPILKKVVDMLEPGDELVIWKLDRIGRNVLHALLTFQNLAKRNVNIRSITDGVDLSTASGRYNFRNILSAAQYESDLNSERTLAGLAVARAKGRCGGRRPKFTDDDWNRCESALKAGRTHKEVSEQYGVGVSTLYKKFPICANSASVL
- a CDS encoding tail fiber assembly protein → MSKTYAVIKNNTVVNVVLWDGESEWSPDNGIAIPAANGVGIGWLYADGNLTAPDIPEPVKSHDELVAEVESEKLARIDTATNRIIVWQTKLLMGRKLTNAESSSLNGWMDYIDAVAAIDASTAPDINWPAIPA
- a CDS encoding YmfQ family protein; its protein translation is MVMTRFQRIFLQLLPTGLAWNKEPGSELSMLAGALADGPEQDDESIERLLPERFPDQSTVLLDDWEKWLGLPDCTSAGQTFDERRTAAAEKYRMVGSLNRQFYIELAAKYGFDIDIESFSDGAYATCMDNCLTRLRKNYGRYTSHIIVKNSIERRNATVLDNCLTPLVVYSGGVLECLLEKYKPAHQVFIYIYQ